The Streptomyces rubrogriseus genomic sequence CGGTTGCGGTCACCGCCCGTGGCCACCATCTGGGTGTTGTCGGCCCAGTAGTAGACGTTGTTCTGCGCGGTGGCACTCTCGTCGATGACGGGGACGCTCACCATGGCGTACGCGAGGCCGGCGGCGCCGACCAGGCAGCCGAAGAACGCGATGCACAGCCCGGAGACGAGCCTCCAGGAGGGCACCCAGCGCTGCCACCCGTCCTTGTTGTGGCGCGGGTAGTCGATCATGCGCTTCTTGCCGGGCGCCGCGGCCCGGCCCCTCCCGGGCCCTGCCGGACCGCCGGGCGCCCCTCGTCGGCCGCCGCGGCCCGGCTCGGCCGCTCTGCGACGGCCGCCCCCGTTCCGCTGTGCCGCGCGCCGGGCCTCGGCGCGGCTCCCGTACGCAGGCTCCTCGTTCTCCGGACCGTACGAGCCGGACGGAGACCCTGTGGCGCCTCGCGGTGCCGCACGGCGGCCGGAGGACGAACCGGACTGACCGCGTCGGGCCGCGGCACGTCCGCCTCCCTGCGGCTGCGGCGGTTTGCGACGGTGCTCGCTCATCGAACGACTACTCCTCGGGCAGGCGCACCTTTGCGCGCCTGGTAAAGGCGGCTGGTTTCCGGTCCCCCCGAAGTACGGATGCGGCCCCTTCCGCATTCACCCGTACTGCACCGGGGACAGGGACGCCCCCAGACGTCACTCGGTTCCCGGTGGTTTGCATGGCGCACACACTACGCACCGTCAAAACCCCCGCGGCCCGAAGTTCACCTCAAATCAGGCAACTTGCTCGCGATGAAACCCTGATGTGATCCCGTTCACCAGTTCACCTCTTGTCGCACGCAGAAGCTCGTTCTATCGTGCTGATGTATCGACTCGATACATCAGCGCGGCATAAGGGCGAGAGGAGGCGACGATGAGCCGGAGATCCGGCATCCTCGAGTTCGCCGTACTCGGCCTGCTCCGCGAGTCCCCGATGCACGGCTACGAGCTGCGTAAACGGCTCAACACGTCACTGGGTGTGTTCCGGGCGTTCAGCTACGGGACGCTCTACCCCTGCCTCAAGACGCTGGTCGCCAACGGCTGGTTGATCGAGGAACCGGGGAACGTCGGCGAGGCCGCCGCTTCCCTCACGGGACGCCGCGCCAAGATCGTCTACCGGTTGACGGCCGACGGTAAGGAACATTTCGAGCAGCTCCTCTCCCAGGCCGGCCCGGACGCGTACGACGACGAGACCTTCGCCGCCCGCTTCGCGTTCTTCGGGCAGACGTCGCGAGACGTACGCATGCGCGTGCTCGAGGGTCGGCGCAGCCGGCTGGAGGAGCGCCTGGAGAAGATGCGGGCCTCACTGGCCCGCACCCGGGAGCGACTCGACGACTACACGCTTGAGCTGCAGCGCCACGGAATGGAGTCCGTGGAGCGCGAAGTGCGCTGGCTGAACGAGCTCATCGAGAGCGAGCGGGCGGGGCGGGACCTCAGAGGTTCCGCCGCCGAGGGGACCGCTCAACAGGACACGACATCTGGAGCGACGGGCGGCCTGCCCCGGCCGGGGAACGACCCCCGGCCGGATACGCCCGGCGACACCGCCACGTGAGCGCCCAGTCAGGGCCTCACTCGTACACACAGGGAGCAACCGGAATGGGTTCGGTTCGCGTAGCCATCGTCGGTGTGGGCAACTGCGCCGCATCGCTGGTGCAGGGCGTCGAGTACTACAAGGACGCCGACCCGGCGGCCAAGGTCCCCGGCCTGATGCACGTCCAGTTCGGCGACTACCACGTCAGTGACATCGAGTTCGTCGCCGCCTTCGACGTGGACGCCAAGAAGGTCGGCCTGGATCTCGCGGACGCCATCGGCGCCTCCGAGAACAACACCATCAAGATCTGCGACGTGCCGAACAGCGGCGTCCAGGTCCAGCGCGGCCACACGCACGACGGTCTCGGCAAGTACTACCGCCAGACCATCGAGGAGTCCGCCGAGGCGCCGGTCGACGTCGTCCAGATCCTCAAGGACAAGCAGGTCGACGTTCTGGTCTGCTACCTGCCCGTCGGTTCCGAGGACGCGGCGAAGTACTACGCCCAGTGCGCCATCGACGCCAAGGTCGCCTTCGTCAACGCCCTCCCGGTCTTCATCGCCGGCACCAAGGAGTGGGCGGACAAGTTCACCGAGGCGGGCGTCCCGATCGTCGGCGACGACATCAAGTCGCAGGTCGGCGCCACCATCACGCACCGCGTCATGGCGAAGCTGTTCGAGGACCGGGGCGTCGTCCTGGACCGCACGATGCAGCTGAACGTCGGCGGCAACATGGACTTCAAGAACATGCTCGAGCGTGAGCGCCTGGAGTCCAAGAAGATCTCCAAGACGCAGGCCGTCACCTCCCAGATCCCCGACCGCGACCTGGGTGCGGACAACGTCCACATCGGCCCGTCGGACTACGTCGCCTGGCTGGACGACCGCAAGTGGGCCTACGTCCGCCTCGAGGGCCGCGCCTTCGGTGACGTCCCGCTGAACCTGGAGTACAAGCTCGAGGTCTGGGACTCCCCGAACTCGGCCGGTGTCATCATCGACGCCCTGCGCGCCGCGAAGATCGCCAAGGACCGCGGCATCGGCGGCCCGATCCTGTCCGCGTCGAGCTACTTCATGAAGTCCCCGCCGGTCCAGTACTTCGACGACGAGGCCCGCGCCAACGTCGAGAAGTTCATCGCGGGTGAGGTCGAGCGCTGATCAGCCGCTGACCCCGGTCTGTCGAGGGTCCCCGGGTCGCATGACCCGGGGACCCTTCCCGTATGTGAGGCTGTGCCCATGGCCGTCGTCCGTGACCTGCGCGTCCTGCTGCGCCTGAAGGGGTTTCGGCGCCTGCTCGCCGTGCGCCTGCTCTCCCAGGGCGCCGACGGCGTCTACCAGGTCGCGCTCGCCACCTACGTCGTGTTCTCCCCGGAGAAGCAGACCTCGCCCGCCGCGATCGCCTCCGCGATGGCGGTCCTGCTGCTCCCGTACTCCCTGGTGGGCCCGTTCGCCGGTGTGCTGCTGGACCGCTGGCGGCGCCGCCAGGTCTTCCTGTACGGCAACCTGCTGCGCGCCGCGCTGGCCACGGTGACGGCGGTTCTGATGATCGCCTCCGTCCCCGACTGGCTCTTCTACGTCTCCGCACTCTGCGTCACGGCCGTCAACCGTTTCGTGCTCGCGGGCCTGTCCGCCGCACTGCCCCGGGTGGTCGACGCCGAACGCCTGGTGATCGCCAACTCGCTCTCCCCGACGGCCGGCACCCTGGCCGCCACGGCAGGCGGCGGCCTCGCATTCGTCGTACGCCTCGTGGTCTCGGACTCCGACGCCGCCGTGGTGCTGCTCGGCGCCGGCCTCTATCTGTGCGGAGCCCTGGCGTCGCTGCGGATCGCCGTGGAACTGCTGGGTCCCGACCGGGCACTCGTGCCGCCCAGGCTGACCTCGGCGCTCAACGGCACCGCCCGCGACCTGGCGGCGGGCGTGCGTCACCTCGCCGCCCCCGCCCGCCGGGAAGCGGCCTGGGCACTCGCGGCCATGACGCTGATGCGGTTCTGCTACGGCGCTCTGCTGGTCATGCTGCTGATGCTGTGCCGGTACTCGCTGACCTCGGACACGGACGAGGGGCTCGCCCTGCTGGGGCTGGCACTTGGGGTCTCCGGGGCGGGCTTCTTCGCGGCGGCGGTGGTCACCCCCTGGGCGGCGGGGCGGCTGGGGCCCGGCCGCTGGATGGCCGTCTGCGCGGCGGTCGCCACCGTGCTGGTGCCGGCACTGGGCCTGACGTTCGCGGCGGCACCCCTGCTCGCCGCCGCGTTCGTGCTGGGCCTGACGACACAGGGGGCGAAGATCGCGACCGACACGGTCGTGCAGTCCTCGGTCGACGACACCTTCCGGGGGCGGATCTTCTCCGTCTACGACGTGCTGTTCAACGTGGCCTTCGTCGGCGCGGCCGGGGTGGCCGCGCTCATGCTGCCACCGGACGGCCGGTCGGTGCCGCTGGTCGTGACGGTCGCCGCGCTCTACGGAGTGGTTGCGGCAGCTATGGCCCGGTTTGAGAGCCGGCAAGTGTCACATCAGTGACACAGAGCCCCACCGGACTACAGAGTTGTCAGTGGGACCCGGTAGCTTACGTGCGTCTTATCTCGCGGCATGTCCGCGACACGCACCTATTTCAGGGGGACCCCCAGTGACCACCCAGCCGCCGCCCCAGGGCAACCCGTTCGCGCAGAACCAGCCGCAGGCTCCGCAGCAGCCTCAGGGTCAGAACCCCTACGCCCAGGGGCAGCCGGGCTTCCCGCAGCAGGCCGGCCAGCCCGGTCAGCCCGGTTTCCCGCAGCAGGGCGCGCCGTACGCCCCGGTGCCGCCGCAGCCGGCCCGCCGCAAGCCGAGCTTCAAGACGATCAAGAACATCGTCATCGCGGTGGTCGTCGTGGGTGTCGCGGTCGGTGGTTACATCGCCAGCCGGGACGACGCCGACCAGGCCGGCGTGGGTGACTGCCTGAAGTCCGCGTCGTCGTCCTCGGACCGCATGGAGGTCGTGGACTGCTCCTCCTCGGACGCCGAGGGCAAGGTGCTGTCGAAGGTGAAGGGCCACTTCACGTCGCTGACCGCCGAGACGGAGTGCCGGAAGGTCGACGGAGCCACCGGCTTCTACGCCGAGACCGGCGACGGTGAAGAGTTCCTGCTCTGCCTCGGCGAGGTCTGAGGCGACAGACGTCTCTCCGTCTCCTGCTTCACGGTCATGTTTCACGTGAAACATGACCCCACGGGCGGCACGTTTCACGTGAAACGTGCCGCCCGTTCTCATGCGTTGTCCGGGTGCTGAGCCCACCATTCCTTCAGTGCTGCCACCGCCGCGTCGTGCTCCATCGGCCCGTTCTCCAGACGAAGCTCCAGCAGGTGCTTGTACGCCTGCCCCACGGCCGGCCCAGGACGGACACCGAGGATCTCCATGATCTGGTTGCCGTCGAGGTCCGGGCGGATCGCGTCGAGCTCCTCCTGCTCCTGAAGCTGCGCGATCCGATCCTCCAGACCGTCGTACGCGCGGGAGAGGGCCGAAGCCTTGCGCTTGTTGCGCGTCGTGCAGTCCGACCGCGTCAGCTTGTGGAGACGGTCGAGCAGCGGTCCCGCGTCCCGGACGTAGCGGCGGACCGCGGAGTCCGTCCACTCACCCGTGCCGTAGCCGTGGAAGCGCAGATGCAGCTCGACCAGGCGAGAGACGTCCTTCACCAGCTCGTTGGAGTACTTGAGCGCGAGCATGCGCTTCTTCGTCATCTTCGCCCCGACCACTTCGTGGTGGTGGAACGAGACCCTGCCGTCCTTCTCGAAGCGGCGGGTGCGCGGCTTGCCGATGTCGTGCAGCAGTGCGGCCAGCCGAAGGGTCAGGTCCGGTCCTTCGCTCTCCAGGGCCATCGCCTGCTCCAGGACGATGAGGGTGTGGTCGTAGACGTCCTTGTGCCGGTGGTGCTCGTCACGCTCCAGCCGCAGGGCCGGCAGCTCGGGCAGGACCCGCTCGGCGAGACCTGTCTCCACCAGCAGACTCAGTCCCTTGCGCGGGTGCGGGGAGAGGATGAGCTTGTTCAGCTCGTCCCGGACCCGCTCCGCGGAGACGATGTCGATGCGCCCGGCCATGTCGTGCATGGCCTTGACCACCTCCGGCGCCACCTCGAAGTCGAGCTGCGCGGCGAAGCGCGCGGCCCGCATCATCCTCAGCGGGTCGTCCGAGAAGGAGTCCTCGGGCGTACCCGGAGTGCGCAGCACACGTGCCGCGAGGTCGTCGAGTCCGCCGTGCGGGTCGATGAACACCTTTTCCGGAAGCGCTACGGCCATCGCGTTCACCGTGAAGTCACGCCGGACGAGATCCTCCTCGATGGAGTCTCCGTAGGACACCTCGGGCTTGCGCGAGGTGCGGTCGTACGCCTCCGAGCGGTAGGTGGTCACCTCGATCTGCCAGCCGTCCTTCTGCCCCCCGACCGTGCCGAAGGCGATCCCGACCTCCCAGACCGCGTCCGCCCAGGGACGCATGATCTTCAGAACATCCTGGGGACGGGCGTCGGTAGTGAAGTCCAGATCGTTGCCGAGCCGCCCGAGCAGGGCGTCCCGCACCGAGCCGCCGACCAGCGCGAGTGAGAACCCGGCCTCCTGGAAACGGCGGGCGAGATCGTCGGCGACAGGGGCGACCCGCAGCGGCTCACCCGCCGCGCGGTGCTGCTCCTGACTCAGGACACTGGGGCTGACTTCGTTGGCGTTCGGCACAACAAAACAGGGTACGTGGCCTTGGCGGAGACGGGCGCCCCACGGAGCGCGCACCGAATCCCCCGCTTTCGTACCGCTCCCTTTATAGGCGCACATAGGGGGAAGCCCGGCCCTGGCAGCGGATCTTGTGACGTAGTCCGCGGCACTTCCCCTCGGCGCACCTCGTTACCATGCGTGGACGCACATTCCGACGACCACTGATCACGACGAGGGACGGGCGAGCGCGTGGCCGAGGCGGCAGACTTCCAGGGGACCAGTGCCTCACCTGCCCGCCGGTGGCTCCGGCGCACCACGGCGCTGCTCGCCGGGGCGCCGCTGCTGGCCGGTCTGGTCCAGCTGCCCGCCGCCGGCTCGGCGCACGCCGAAGAGGCGACCGCTGCCCTGGCCGACTCCGACTCGGGCTCGGTGGCCGTGGCCGTCGACTCGCTCACCCCCTCCGCGCCCACGGACGGGGACACGGTGACCGTGTCGGGCACCGTGACCAACCACGGCAAGCGGACCGTCACCGACGCCCACGTGGGCCTGCGCGTGGGCCCACCGCTCGACACCCGCTCGTCCGTCGACGCGATCGCCAAGGACAGCGACGATCTCCAGGGCTCCATCTCCCCGGAGATCGACAACAAGTACACGGAGAAGTTCTCCAAGCTCACTCCCGGCGTGGCGGAGCACTTCAACATCTCGGTGCCGGTCGACGAGCTGAACCTCGGCAGCGACGGCGTCTACGAATTCGCGGTCTCGCTGTCCGGGGAGACCTCCGCGCAGCCGTGGGAGCAGATCCTCGGCATCCAGCGGACCTTCCTGCCCTGGCAGCCCGACGAGGCCGACACCAAGACCAAGACCACGGCGCTGTGGCCGCTCGTCTCGACGACGCACATGGCCGCCGAAACGGGTCCGAACGAGGAGCAGACCCCGGTCTTCCTCAATGACGACCTGGCGAAGGAGATCTCCCCCGGCGGCCGGCTGAACCAGATGGTGACGCTGGGCAAGGACCTCGACGTCACCTGGGTGGTCGACCCGGACCTGCTGGCCTCCGTCGACGCGATGACGGGCAGCTACCGCGTCCGGGACGGGGACCAGACCACCGCCGGCACCCACCAGGCGGTCGCCAAGCAGTGGCTCGCCGACCTGCAGGAAGCGGTGGCCGACGAGGAGGTCGTCGCCCTCCCCTTCGCCGACCCCGACCTGGCGTCCCTCGCCCACAACGGGACGGACGTCACCGGCTCGCTGAGTCAGCTCAAGGAGGCGACGGACGTCGTCGCCAACACCGTCGAGCCGATCCTCCACGTGAAGCCGAGCACCGAGTTCGCCTGGCCCGTGGAAGGCGCCGTCGACCGGTCGATCGTCAAGGTCGCCACCTCCGCGGGCGCCGACAAGGTGATCGCGCGCAGCGACAGCTTCCAGGAGACCGACGCACTGCCGTACACACCGTCCGCCGCCCGCCCCATCGGCGGCGGCACCACGGCGGTGGTGGCCGATGCCCGGATGTCCACGGCGTTCGAGGGCGACCTGACGACGGCTTCCGCCTCCACGCTCGCCGTGCAGCGCTTCCTCGCCCAGAGCCTGGGCCTGGGCCTCCAGACCGACAAGCAGCGCAGCGTGGTCATCGCTCCGCAGCGCACACCCTCCGGGAGCCAGGCGCGCGCGATGGCCGAAGGACTGCGGGCCCTCCAGAGCGGCACGTGGTCCCAGTCCCAGAAGCTGGCGGCGGCCGCCGCGGCCAAGCCGGATCCGGACGCCGCCACCAAGGTCCCGGGCACCTCTTCCTACCCGTCGGCGCTGCGCAAGAAGGAGCTGCCCCGGTCGGCGTTCGTGGAGAGCGCGCGGACGCAGGACGCGCTGGACAGCTTCAAGGTCGTGCTCTCGGACCCGTCCCGGGTGGTGACCCCCTTCGGACGCGCCCTGAACCGGGAGCTGTCCGTGTCGTGGCGCGGCCGCGCCGCCGAGGCGGAGTCGTTCCGCGCCGGAGTGAAGTCGTACCTCGACGGGCTGACCGGCCGGGTCAGACTGATCGACAAGTCGGAGACGAAGCTCTCCGGCCGCAGCGCCACCATCCCGGTGACGGTGCAGAACAACCTGGTGCAGGACGTCGGCCCCCTGGTCCTGCGGCTCACGTCGACGAACCCGACCCGCCTCGAGATCGACGGCGCCCGCTACGAGGAGCAGCCGATCTCGGTCTCCGGCGGCCACAGCCAGTCGGTGAAGTTCACCACGTCGGCCAACGCCAACGGCCGGGCGACGGTGATCGCCCAGCTGTACACGACGGACGGGCGGCCGTACGGCAAGCCGGTCACCTTCGACGTGAAGGTCACCGAGATCACGGCCACCGTGATGCTCGTCATCGGAGGCGGTGTCCTGCTGCTCGTCCTCGCCGGCTTCCGGATGTACACGCAGCGCAAGCGTGCCGCGGCCCGTGCCGCCGAGAAGGCGGAGTCGGGCGAGGACGGCGCGGAGGGCGAGGAGGGCGATTCCGGAGAGCCGGAGGCTTCGGAGAACGCCGAGGACGATCCGGAGCAGCCGAGTGACCCGACACCGGACACCGCAGCGGAAAGCGACGACCCGTCCGGCACGGGTGAGAGAGTGGACCGTTGAGGATGTCGTGGCCGGTCGGCCCGGGACGATGAGGTGGGGTAACCATGAACGCGCCGTACGACGGTGACCGCGGTCAGGCCGCGGACGGCTCGGGTCACCCCCAGGGCCCGCCGCCGGACCCCGGCCAGACGCCGCCGCAGCCGCCCGCGGACATGTACCTCCAGGACGCCTACGACCAGGATCCCTACCGGGCCCAGGACCTCTCCGCCCAGGATCCGGTCTCCGAGGCGCTCTACGACCGTGCCGCGCACCCCCCGCCGCCCCCGGGCACGTACCCGCCGCAGCAGCCGCTGTACTCCCAGCCCTCCCAGTCGCCCTACGCCCCCGATCCCCGGGTGTGGGCCCAGACGCCCGCCCCGGAGCCGGAGGGTCCGACGCAGTACCTGCCGTACGGCGACGACCCCCGGACCACCCAGTTCGTGGGCGTGGACGACCTGGTCGGCCAGGCCGGAGACCAGCGTCACGAGCCGGACGCCTTCGCGCACCTGTTCCGCGACCAGCAGCAGGGCGGCGGCCACCCCTCGTACGACGACCAGGCCGCCGTACCCGCCCCTGCCCCCGCACCGGGGCCGTACGGCGGGGCGGCGGGGCCGGGCCAGTACGGCGCGCCACCACCACCGCCGCCGGGCCAGTACGGCGGGCACCAGGGGCCCGATCCGTACGGGAACGCTCAGGCACACGGTCAGTACGGCGGCCCCGCCCAGTACGGCGGCTCCGCTCCGACGCCCGGGCAGCACGCGGCGCCCGCACCCGGCCAGTACGCGGTGGCCCCCACACCCGAGGCGGCCGAGGCTCCACTCCAGGAGCCCGAGCCCACGCCCGCACGCGCGGCCAGCCAGGCCGCGCCCAAGAAGGGCGGGCGCGCGGGGGGCCTGCTGAAGTCCAGCGCCGTGATGGCGGCGGGCACGATGGTGTCGCGGCTGACCGGGTTCGTCCGGTCCGCGCTGATCGTCTCGGCTCTTGGCGTAGGTCTGCTCGGCGACACGTTCCAGGTCGCCTACCAGCTGCCCACGATGATCTACATCCTCACCGTCGGCGGCGGCCTCAACTCGGTCTTCGTACCCCAGCTCGTCCGGGCCATGAAGGACGACGACGACGGGGGCGAGGCCTTCGCCAACCGCCTCCTGACCCTCGTCATGGTCGCGCTGGGCGCGCTGACAGTGATCACGGTCGTCGCCGCGCCCCTGCTGATCCGGCTCCTGTCCAACCCCGTCGCCAGTGACCCGGCCGCAAACGAGGTCGGTATCACCTTCGTCCGCTACTTCCTGCCGTCCATCTTCTTCATGGGCCTGCACGTGGTGATGGGGCAGGTCCTCAACGCCCGCGGCAGGTTCGGCGCGATGATGTGGACCCCGGTCCTGAACAACATCGTCATCATCGTGACGCTCGGCCTGTTCATCTGGGTCTACGGCACCGCGGAAACCTCGGGCATGAAGGTGACGAGCATCCCGCCGGAGGGCGAGCGTCTGCTCGGCATCGGGGTGCTGCTGGGACTCATCGTGCAGTCCCTGGCCATGATCCCGTACCTGCGGGAGACGGGTTTCCGGCTCCGGCTGCGCTTCGACTGGAGGGGACACGGGCTGGGCAAGGCCATCACCCTCGCCAAGTGGACGGTCCTGTTCGTCCTGGCCAACCAGGCGGGCGCCATGATCGTCATCCAGCTCTCCACCGCTGCGGGCAAGGCCTCGCCCGTCGACGGCACCGGCTTCGCGGCCTACGCCAACGCACAGCTGATCTGGGGCCTGCCGCAGGCCATCATCACCGTCTCGCTGATGGCCGCCCTGCTGCCCCGGATCTCCCGCTCGGCGTCCGAGGAGGACGGGGGAGCGGTCCGGGACGACATTTCCCAGGGCCTGCGCACGACAGCCGTGGCCATCGTTCCCGTCTCCTTCGGCTTCGTCGCACTCGGCATCCCGATGTGCACGCTCATGTTCGGCTCCTCGGGCACCAGCGAGGCCACCAACATGGGCTACATGCTGATGGCCTTCGGTCTCGGCCTCATCCCGTACTCCGTGCAGTACGTCGTCCTGCGCGCCTTCTACGCCTACGAGGACACCCGCACGCCCTTCTACAACACCGTCATCGTGGCCGTGGTCAACGCCGCCGCCTCGGGCCTGTGTTACCTCCTGCTGCCCTCGCGCTGGGCCGTCGTCGGCATGGCCGCCTCCTACGGCCTGGCCTATGTGATCGGCGTGGGCGTCGCATGGCGCAGGCTGCGCAAGCGGCTCGGCGGGGACCTGGACGGCGCGCGGGTGCTGCGCACGTACGCCCGGCTGTGCATCGCGTCCGTCCCGGCGGCCCTGGCCGGTGGCGCCGCCTGCTACGCGATCAGCCGCTCGCTCGGCCAGGACGTCGTGGGATCGTTCGCCGCACTGCTGGCCGGCGGAGTGCTCCTGTTCGGTGTCTTCTTCGTCGCCGCCCGCCGCATGCGCATCGAGGAGGTCAACTCTCTGGTCGGCATGGTGCGCGGACGCCTGGGACGCTGAGACCCGGGGTAGGCGCACAACCATCGTCCGCCGCTGTGTGTCGTGCTTAGCGGCGGACTGTGGGCACAATTGGGTTCGGCGTCGGACGCGCGGATCGGGAGTCGGCCGACGCGCACGGAATGGGGAGGCAGGAACGACGGTGGCGGAACGGAGCACAGCTGCCGTCGACGTGGCAGACAACAGCGGCGATGAGCCGCTGACCGCACAGGCGGACCAGTCCACGGCCGACGGGGTGGCCAACAACCGGGAGCGGGACACGGACAGCGACGAGGCACAGGGGAACCCCACGAGCGAGGAGCCCGGCAAGACCTCGCCGCCCGAACTGCACAGCGGGCACAAGCTCGCCAGACGCTACCGCCTCGAGGAGTGCGTCACCCGTCTGGACGGCTTCAGCAGTTGGCGGGCCGTCGACGAGAAGCTGCGCCGCGCCGTCGGAGTCCACCTCCTCCCCGCGGACCACACGCGCGCCCGGTCCGTGCTGGCCGCGGCGCGCTCATCCGCCCTGCTCGGTGACCCCCGCTTCGTCCAGGTACTGGACGCCGTCGAGGACAACGACCTCGTCTACGTCGTGCACGAGTGGCTCCCCGATGCCACCGAGCTGACCGCTCTCCTCGCCGCCGGGCCGCTGGAGGTGTACGACGCCTACCAGATGGTCAGTCAGGTCGCGTCGGCCATGGCGGCCGCGCACCGGGAGGGCCTCGCCCATCTTCGACTGAGCCCCAACGCGGTGCTGCGTACGTCGACGGGCCAGTGGCGGATCCGCGGGCTGGCCGTCAACGCCGCACTGCGCGGCATCAGTTCCGACACTCCGCAGCGCACCGACACCGAGGCCATCGGAGCCCTGCTGTACGCCACGCTCACCCAGCGCTGGCCGTACGAGAGCGACGCGCACGGTCTGGCAGGTCTGCCCAAGGACATCGGGCTGATCCCGCCGGACCAGGTACGCGCCGGCGTCCACCGCGGCCTGTCCGAACTGGCGATGCGGGCGCTCGCCAACGACGGTGCCACCGCTTCCCGGCACGAGTCCCCGTGCACCACGCCGGAGGAACTGGTGAAGGCGATCGGCGAGATGCCGCGCATCCGCCCGCCGGAGCCGGCGTACACGGCACCGCCCCAGTACCAGCGGACGGCCTACCAGCAGGGCGGGTACGGCCGCCCGGCACCGCACCCCGGTGTCACTCAGCCCGTGTCGACGCCGCCGCCCCCGCTGCAGAGCCGTACCGGCAAGGTCCTGAAGTGGGGCGTGTCGGCCCTGCTGATCGCCGCACTCGGCCTCGGCAGCTGGCAGCTCGCCGATGCGCTCATGGAACGGGGCGGCAAGGCCGACGACCCGAACCAGACGCAGACGGTGGACGGCGACAACGACAAGGGCCCGAAGGAGCCGGTCAGCCGACCGATCACCATCGCGGGCGCGCACGACTACGACCCGTTCGGATCAGACGGGTCCGAGTACCCGGAGAACGTCGGCAAGGCCTACGACGGCGACCCCGGAACCTACTGGCAGACGAGCCACTACGCGAGCGCCGACTTCGGGCGGCTGAAGCCCGGTGTGGGCATCGTGGTCGACCTCGGCAAGGTGCAACAGGTCGGCAAGGTGGCCCTGACGTTCGGTGGCGACACTTCGGTGGAGCTCCGTTCCGCCGGGGCCACTGACTCGGAGCCGCAGTCCTTCGAGGGCTACGAGAAGGTCGCCGGCGGAAACGGTACGACGGTGGACCTCAAGCCGGACAAGGCGGTGCAGACCCGCTATCTTCTGGTCTGGCTGACCGAGCTGCCGGTGACGGACGGGCAGTTCCGGGGCCGCGTCGCCGACATCAAGGTGACCAGCTGACGGCACCTACCGCAGGGAGAGGGGTGTGATGGCGGGCGGCGCGAGTCATGACGGCGTGACCGACCAGGAGCTGCTCGCCCGCCACGTCGAGGGCGACCCCGACGCCTTCGGTGAGCTTGTGCGCCGTCACCGCGACCGGCTCTGGGCGGTGGCCCTGCGGACGCTGGGGGACCGGGAGGAGGCCGCCGACGCCGTCCAGGACGCGCTCGTCTCCGCCTACCGGGCCGCCCATACCTTCCGCGGACAGGCGGCCGTCACCACCTGGCTGCACCGGATCACGGTGAACGCCTGTCTGGACCGTGCTCGCAAGGCCGCCTCGCGGAAGACCGCGCCCGTCGACGACACCGAACGCCTGGAGCAGCTTCTGGAGCCGCACGAGTCGGCCTCCGCTCCCGCGGAGCGCAACGACCTGCACCGCCAACTGCTGGAGGCCCTGGGCACCCTGCCCGCCGACCAGCGAGCCGCTCTCGTCCTGGTCGACATGCAGGGCTATCCCGTAGCAGAGGCCGCCCGCATCCTCGACGTGCCGAGTGGCACGATCAAGAGCCGGTGTGCCCGGGGCAGAGCCCGGCTCCTGCCGCTGATCACCCACCTGCGTCCGGACGGCAGCGGAGACGGCAGGAAGCCCGGCCCGGAGCGGAACCGGACGCCGGGGGCATCCGTCCCACCGGCAGCGGGACCGCGGCGTGCGGGTCCGCCGGAAGCAGGGCCGAGTGATTCAGCCGCAGTGAAGGGCGGAGGTGGACGAGCGT encodes the following:
- a CDS encoding DUF6049 family protein — its product is MAEAADFQGTSASPARRWLRRTTALLAGAPLLAGLVQLPAAGSAHAEEATAALADSDSGSVAVAVDSLTPSAPTDGDTVTVSGTVTNHGKRTVTDAHVGLRVGPPLDTRSSVDAIAKDSDDLQGSISPEIDNKYTEKFSKLTPGVAEHFNISVPVDELNLGSDGVYEFAVSLSGETSAQPWEQILGIQRTFLPWQPDEADTKTKTTALWPLVSTTHMAAETGPNEEQTPVFLNDDLAKEISPGGRLNQMVTLGKDLDVTWVVDPDLLASVDAMTGSYRVRDGDQTTAGTHQAVAKQWLADLQEAVADEEVVALPFADPDLASLAHNGTDVTGSLSQLKEATDVVANTVEPILHVKPSTEFAWPVEGAVDRSIVKVATSAGADKVIARSDSFQETDALPYTPSAARPIGGGTTAVVADARMSTAFEGDLTTASASTLAVQRFLAQSLGLGLQTDKQRSVVIAPQRTPSGSQARAMAEGLRALQSGTWSQSQKLAAAAAAKPDPDAATKVPGTSSYPSALRKKELPRSAFVESARTQDALDSFKVVLSDPSRVVTPFGRALNRELSVSWRGRAAEAESFRAGVKSYLDGLTGRVRLIDKSETKLSGRSATIPVTVQNNLVQDVGPLVLRLTSTNPTRLEIDGARYEEQPISVSGGHSQSVKFTTSANANGRATVIAQLYTTDGRPYGKPVTFDVKVTEITATVMLVIGGGVLLLVLAGFRMYTQRKRAAARAAEKAESGEDGAEGEEGDSGEPEASENAEDDPEQPSDPTPDTAAESDDPSGTGERVDR
- the murJ gene encoding murein biosynthesis integral membrane protein MurJ; this encodes MNAPYDGDRGQAADGSGHPQGPPPDPGQTPPQPPADMYLQDAYDQDPYRAQDLSAQDPVSEALYDRAAHPPPPPGTYPPQQPLYSQPSQSPYAPDPRVWAQTPAPEPEGPTQYLPYGDDPRTTQFVGVDDLVGQAGDQRHEPDAFAHLFRDQQQGGGHPSYDDQAAVPAPAPAPGPYGGAAGPGQYGAPPPPPPGQYGGHQGPDPYGNAQAHGQYGGPAQYGGSAPTPGQHAAPAPGQYAVAPTPEAAEAPLQEPEPTPARAASQAAPKKGGRAGGLLKSSAVMAAGTMVSRLTGFVRSALIVSALGVGLLGDTFQVAYQLPTMIYILTVGGGLNSVFVPQLVRAMKDDDDGGEAFANRLLTLVMVALGALTVITVVAAPLLIRLLSNPVASDPAANEVGITFVRYFLPSIFFMGLHVVMGQVLNARGRFGAMMWTPVLNNIVIIVTLGLFIWVYGTAETSGMKVTSIPPEGERLLGIGVLLGLIVQSLAMIPYLRETGFRLRLRFDWRGHGLGKAITLAKWTVLFVLANQAGAMIVIQLSTAAGKASPVDGTGFAAYANAQLIWGLPQAIITVSLMAALLPRISRSASEEDGGAVRDDISQGLRTTAVAIVPVSFGFVALGIPMCTLMFGSSGTSEATNMGYMLMAFGLGLIPYSVQYVVLRAFYAYEDTRTPFYNTVIVAVVNAAASGLCYLLLPSRWAVVGMAASYGLAYVIGVGVAWRRLRKRLGGDLDGARVLRTYARLCIASVPAALAGGAACYAISRSLGQDVVGSFAALLAGGVLLFGVFFVAARRMRIEEVNSLVGMVRGRLGR